The proteins below are encoded in one region of Thermosulfurimonas marina:
- a CDS encoding mechanosensitive ion channel family protein has protein sequence MNRVSLPEELVLLGKVLLLLGLSWFSFWITRRLLVRFIHRIAERSRTDLDDLLVKHGVFSALAYLVPLAIVYYGAALLPPARSFLSRAVEVALAPVAALIITRGLSVLLELYNRLPFARRHPIRGYIQIVKFLIWLSAGIVAVCTLLDRSPWGLLSGLGALSAILILVFRNTILSFVASIQIIGQDLIRIGDWIEAPQFGADGEVIEMTLYNVLVQNWDKTIVSIPTYRLMEESFKNWRGMERAGGRRIKRHLLVDQSSVKFLEGELLERLRRVHLLKDYLENKLREIEEWNRRMGIDTAASPLNGRRLTNLGTFRVYIEEYLKAHPLIRKDMTLMVRHLQPTSEGLPLEIYCFVADTRWVPYERVQADIFDHILAAAPEFELRVFQKPTGFDLKEALSGKCSTKRSSAN, from the coding sequence ATGAACCGGGTGTCCCTCCCCGAGGAGCTGGTCCTTTTAGGAAAGGTCCTTCTCCTTCTGGGCCTTTCCTGGTTTTCCTTTTGGATCACCCGCAGGCTTCTGGTGCGTTTTATTCACCGGATCGCCGAACGTTCCCGGACGGATCTGGACGACCTTCTGGTGAAACACGGGGTCTTTTCGGCCCTGGCCTATCTGGTGCCCCTGGCCATAGTTTATTATGGGGCGGCCCTCCTTCCCCCGGCCCGGAGTTTCCTCTCCCGGGCGGTGGAGGTGGCCCTGGCCCCGGTGGCGGCCCTGATTATAACCCGAGGCCTTTCCGTACTCCTTGAACTTTATAATCGTCTCCCCTTCGCCCGCCGACACCCCATCCGAGGCTATATTCAGATCGTAAAATTTCTGATCTGGCTTTCGGCGGGGATCGTGGCCGTCTGCACCCTCCTGGATCGCTCCCCCTGGGGACTCCTTTCCGGACTCGGGGCCCTAAGCGCCATCCTCATCCTGGTCTTCCGCAACACCATCCTCTCCTTCGTGGCCAGTATCCAGATCATCGGCCAGGACCTTATCCGCATCGGAGACTGGATCGAGGCCCCCCAGTTCGGGGCCGACGGCGAGGTCATAGAGATGACCCTCTACAACGTCCTGGTCCAGAACTGGGACAAGACTATTGTCTCCATCCCCACCTACCGCTTAATGGAGGAATCCTTCAAGAACTGGCGCGGCATGGAAAGGGCCGGGGGCCGCCGTATCAAGCGCCACCTCCTGGTGGATCAGTCCTCGGTGAAATTTCTGGAGGGCGAGCTCCTGGAACGCCTGAGGCGGGTCCACCTTCTGAAAGATTATCTGGAAAATAAACTCCGGGAGATCGAGGAGTGGAACCGCAGGATGGGGATCGACACCGCGGCCTCACCACTCAACGGCCGCAGGCTCACCAACCTGGGGACCTTCCGGGTCTATATCGAAGAATACCTCAAGGCCCATCCCCTGATCCGCAAGGATATGACCCTGATGGTGCGACACCTCCAGCCCACCTCTGAGGGACTCCCGCTCGAGATCTACTGTTTTGTGGCGGACACCCGCTGGGTGCCCTATGAAAGGGTCCAGGCGGATATCTTTGACCACATCCTGGCCGCGGCCCCGGAGTTCGAACTCCGAGTCTTCCAGAAACCCACGGGCTTCGACCTCAAGGAGGCCCTCTCCGGAAAGTGTTCTACGAAAAGGTCTTCCGCGAACTGA
- a CDS encoding endonuclease Q family protein yields the protein MKANEWPPEEWFGKFYLADLHVHSRFSRATSREMTVPVLSRVAREKGLGLVGTGDFTHPEYFRELGEYLEAAPEEGLYVFREDPEGPRFILSAEISLIFSWRGKGNRRLHLLLLAPSLEVVREINLALSRLGDLSADGRPTLGTPAREVVRLLRGISPEIAVIPAHAWTPWYSLFGSFSGFDSVEECFEEESEHIWALETGLSSDPEMNWRISALDRFTLVSNSDAHSPAKLGREANAFWYPMSYPEILRALKSGNLAFTVEFYPEEGKYHFDGHRACGVLFSPAETRAHGGKCPVCGGELTVGVMHRVEELADRPEGFRPPGKPLSVHLVPLEEIIAEALGVGVQSKRVKKTYRQLVGLGGSEFALLLERPLAELEEFVPERILEGIRRVREGRLYVRPGYDGVYGVVSIFGEDSGEEPAENLRQQSLF from the coding sequence GTGAAGGCGAATGAATGGCCGCCGGAGGAGTGGTTCGGAAAGTTCTATCTCGCGGATCTCCATGTCCACAGCCGCTTCAGCCGGGCCACCAGCCGAGAGATGACCGTGCCGGTGCTCTCCCGCGTGGCCCGAGAAAAGGGCCTGGGCCTGGTGGGCACCGGGGATTTTACCCACCCGGAATACTTTCGCGAGCTTGGGGAATATCTTGAGGCCGCCCCCGAAGAGGGGCTCTATGTCTTTCGGGAAGACCCGGAGGGTCCCCGTTTTATCCTTTCGGCCGAAATTTCCCTGATCTTTTCCTGGAGGGGAAAGGGGAATCGGCGCCTGCATCTTCTGCTTCTGGCCCCCTCTTTGGAGGTGGTGCGGGAGATTAACCTGGCCCTTTCCCGGCTGGGGGATCTTTCCGCCGACGGTCGGCCCACCCTGGGGACCCCGGCCCGGGAGGTGGTCCGCCTCCTGCGGGGGATCTCCCCGGAGATTGCCGTGATCCCGGCCCACGCCTGGACCCCCTGGTATTCCCTTTTTGGGTCCTTTTCAGGCTTTGATTCTGTGGAGGAGTGTTTCGAGGAGGAAAGTGAGCACATCTGGGCCTTAGAGACCGGCCTTTCCTCGGACCCGGAGATGAACTGGCGGATCTCGGCCCTGGATCGTTTCACCCTGGTTTCCAATTCCGACGCTCATTCTCCGGCCAAATTGGGTCGGGAGGCCAACGCCTTCTGGTATCCCATGAGCTATCCGGAGATTCTCCGGGCCCTCAAGAGCGGGAATTTGGCCTTTACCGTGGAGTTTTATCCGGAGGAGGGGAAATACCACTTCGACGGTCACCGGGCCTGCGGGGTCCTCTTCTCTCCGGCGGAGACCCGGGCCCATGGAGGGAAGTGTCCGGTCTGCGGAGGGGAGCTCACCGTAGGGGTCATGCACCGGGTGGAGGAGCTGGCCGACCGCCCGGAGGGTTTCCGCCCGCCGGGAAAACCCCTTTCCGTGCATCTGGTGCCTCTGGAGGAGATCATTGCCGAGGCCCTGGGAGTGGGGGTGCAGAGTAAGCGGGTGAAAAAGACCTATCGCCAGCTGGTAGGCCTTGGGGGAAGCGAGTTTGCCCTTCTTCTGGAAAGACCGCTGGCCGAACTGGAGGAATTTGTGCCGGAGAGGATCCTTGAGGGGATTCGCCGGGTGCGAGAGGGGCGGCTCTATGTGCGTCCGGGCTATGACGGGGTCTACGGGGTGGTCTCTATCTTTGGCGAGGACTCCGGTGAGGAGCCGGCAGAGAACCTGCGCCAGCAGAGCCTCTTCTGA